A genome region from Setaria italica strain Yugu1 chromosome III, Setaria_italica_v2.0, whole genome shotgun sequence includes the following:
- the LOC101779178 gene encoding uncharacterized protein LOC101779178, with translation MASDLEQPPARVGLTLYSPLEAATHSYKGGAPPAAVAALPPSRGWVALDCFVRRRDDDSFPADDPTVASLTNSRGDPFDVCVSLNAPPQPSTLYLRWPNGPAEGEPLAPVAAHDGAVLLLMHYPIPVLGDSLYPMIDYFVYSADSGARPSLRWLPTLGGTIGDILARVQAEGFHATNQMLRRMESLDIGIVRRGLEEFVVAELQMTVIGETARPELTVFNPSISDQWVLKRPRVVPVRPNGNLDLEHILWYWDTDKVVAFGSWMCWVDYSSGVMLCNVFDEAPEILFLELPPRLYHMKRHDHVEGGLEAYHTLGTTDGGNALKFAFVLWYDGMLKRTCDPDPSNFSITTWKLRIQGNDMVWVEDSWLAAYDLWPHDDDFAHIPRDLLLFPMFSMDDPNEVTFLLKHKPSEQEDGTYDNAQIWLVSIDMIKKKLKSSILYVENQEDSAPEEAELFERKDWLLEPFLPMKLPKDPSSFNNSVRSQGVASGCRVPMSRSHGWNPLC, from the exons ATGGCTTCCGACCTCGAGCAGCCACCGGCTCGGGTTGGCCTAACCCTCTACTCGCCCTTGGAGGCGGCAACCCACAGCTACAAGGGGGGAGCGCCACCAGCGGCCGTGGctgccctccctccctctcgcgGCTGGGTGGCGCTCGACTGCTTCGTGAGGCGCCGCGACGACGACTCCTTCCCCGCGGACGACCCGACCGTGGCCTCCCTCACCAATTCCCGCGGCGACCCGTTCGACGTCTGCGTCAGCCTCaacgcgccgccgcagccgtccACCCTCTACCTACGGTGGCCGAACGGCCCGGCGGAGGGCGAGCCGCTGGCCCCTGTCGCCGCCCACGACGGCGCGGTGCTGCTCCTCATGCACTACCCCATCCCCGTGCTCGGCGATTCCCTCTACCCGATGATCGACTACTTCGTCTACAGCGCCGACAGCGGCGCCAGGCCGTCCCTGCGCTGGCTCCCAACTCTCGGTGGCACCATCGGCGACATCCTGGCCCGGGTCCAGGCCGAGGGCTTTCACGCCACGAATCAGATGCTGCGCAGGATGGAGTCCCTGGACATTGGCATCGTCCGCCGGGGCCTGGAGGAGTTTGTCGTGGCTGAGCTCCAGATGACAGTCATTGGGGAGACCGCGCGGCCGGAGCTGACCGTGTTTAACCCGTCCATCTCCGACCAGTGGGTGCTCAAGCGCCCGCGTGTCGTCCCGGTGCGCCCCAACGGCAACTTGGATCTGGAGCATATCCTTTGGTACTGGGACACAGACAAAGTCGTCGCCTTCGGGAGCTGGATGTGCTGGGTTGACTACAGTTCTGGCGTCATGCTGTGTAACGTTTTCGATGAAGCCCCTGAGATCTTGTTCCTCGAATTACCTCCCAGGCTGTATCACATGAAACGTCATGACCATGTCGAAGGAGGCCTTGAGGCATACCACACCCTGGGCACAACAGATGGTGGCAATGCGTTGAAGTTTGCCTTTGTCTTATGGTATGATGGTATGCTCAAACGAACCTGTGATCCGGACCCATCTAATTTCAGTATCACCACCTGGAAACTGAGGATACAGGGGAATGATATGGTTTGGGTAGAAGATAGTTGGTTGGCAGCATATGACCTTTGGCCTCATGATGATGACTTTGCACATATTCCACGAGATTTGTTACTCTTCCCAATGTTTAGCATGGATGACCCTAATGAGGTCACTTTCTTATTGAAGCATAAGCCTAGCGAGCAGGAGGATGGAACTTACGACAATGCCCAGATTTGGCTAGTTTCTATTGACATGATCAAGAAGAAACTGAAGTCCAGCATTCTGTATGTTGAGAATCAAGAGGATTCTGCTCCTGAAGAGGCTGAGTTGTTTGAGCGGAAAGATTGGCTCCTGGAGCCCTTTCTTCCAATGAAGTTACCCAAGGACCCGAGCTCGTTTAACAACAG TGTCAGATCGCAAGGAGTGGCGTCAGGCTGCCGTGTCCCAATGAGCAGGAGTCATGGATGGAATCCGCTGTGCTAA
- the LOC101779578 gene encoding myosin-7B has protein sequence MLLKEATERRGQVAALTARLDELSADDAALSAAERAVAQAALAAPLRAAADEVAALRARLAAVQGSLRDAESRAAREASARGEAYARLEEAAAERARSLKLLREKEAEVAAVSSEVARLEALLAELQGKNSELFGEKGELAEKLEEAKKVVRVVSSEKMEVERHLQQFRKAAETYRVEMECKLKAKVEELKVLGAKKVEIEARVESLETKLVAAMAEKRELEAEVVAKKRESDLVKGENDKLQSEVVAAEKKHTVAVAEVESLRTELGTVLTAKEAAAKAFDAEKARLVGELEGLKRKLEETQADKEAAEGATREKDAQAGKLRAELEELHTSMSQLQASCNDLDMKRLRLHDEKNSVLKALDAEKAEAVKLSSKIEELEKCNGKKDGDIGKLKAALEEKKGKINTLSKDIELLQLAVAEAQKRRKGGIWTWLYAATTTMVAAISFIYATRSN, from the coding sequence ATGCTGCTCAAGGAGGCGACGGAGCGGCGAgggcaggtggcggcgctcaCGGCGCGCCTCGACGAGCTCtccgccgacgacgccgcgctGTCCGCCGCCGAGCGCGCGGTGGCGCAGGCCGCCCTCGCGGCgccgctccgcgccgccgccgacgaggtcgCCGCGCTCCGtgcccgcctcgccgccgtccaggGGTCGCTCCGGGACGCGGagtcgcgggcggcgcgggaggcgagcgCCAGGGGCGAGGCCTACGCGCGGctcgaggaggccgccgcggagAGGGCGCGGTCGCTGAAGCTGCTCCGGGagaaggaggcggaggtggcggccgtGTCCAGCGAGGTCGCGAGATTGGAGGCCCTGTTGGCGGAGTTGCAGGGCAAGAACTCCGAGCTCTTCGGAGAGAAGGGTGAGCTGGCGGAGAAATTGGAGGAGGCCAAGAAGGTGGTTCGGGTGGTGTCGAGtgagaagatggaggtggagagGCACCTGCAACAGTTCAGGAAGGCAGCTGAGACTTATCGGGTGGAAATGGAGTGCAAACTGAAGGCAAAGGTGGAGGAATTGAAGGTGCTGGGTGCCAAGAAGGTGGAGATTGAGGCCAGAGTAGAGTCATTGGAGACGAAGCTGGTGGCTGCAATGGCTGAGAAAAGGGAACTCGAGGCTGAGGTGGTGGCAAAGAAGAGGGAGTCTGATTTGGTGAAGGGAGAAAATGATAAGCTCCAGTCTGAGGTTGTGGCTGCTGAGAAGAAGCACACAGTTGCTGTCGCAGAGGTTGAAAGTCTCAGGACGGAATTGGGGACAGTGCTGACAGCGAAAGAGGCTGCTGCTAAGGCATTTGATGCTGAGAAGGCCAGACTTGTGGGCGAGTTGGAGGGCCTCAAGAGGAAGTTGGAGGAAACCCAGGCTGACAAGGAAGCAGCCGAGGGAGCGACTCGTGAGAAGGATGCTCAGGCCGGTAAGCTGAGGGCCGAATTGGAGGAGCTCCACACTTCCATGTCCCAGCTCCAAGCTTCCTGCAATGATCTTGACATGAAGCGTTTGCGCCTGCATGATGAGAAGAATTCAGTTCTGAAGGCTCTGGATGCTGAGAAGGCTGAAGCTGTAAAGCTGAGCTCAAAAATTGAGGAGCTCGAGAAGTGCAATGGGAAGAAGGATGGTGACATTGGGAAGCTGAAGGCAGCATTGGAGGAAAAGAAGGGGAAGATCAATACCCTGAGCAAGGATATTGAGCTGCTGCAACTCGCAGTGGCTGAGGCTCAGAAAAGGAGGAAGGGTGGCATCTGGACATGGCTGTATGCTGCTACCACAACCATGGTGGCTGCCATTTCCTTCATATATGCCACCAGGTCCAATTGA
- the LOC101779977 gene encoding auxin-binding protein 4, producing MAAAAARGPHLAGVGRALLLLAAAAHFLPAAESSCPRDNSLVRDISRMHQSNYGREGFSHITVAGALAHGMKEVEVWLQTFGPGKRTPIHRHSCEEIFVVLKGKGTLFLGSSSLKYPGQPQEIPVFQNSTFTIPVNDPHQVWNSDEHEDLQVLVIISRPPIKIFIYDDWSVPHTAAKLKFPYYWDEECLPAPKDEL from the exons atggccgccgcggcagcccgTGGGCcccacctcgccggcgtcggccgcgcgctcctcctcctcgcggccGCTGCCCACTTCCTCCCAGCAGCGGAGTCATCCTGCCCGCGAG ACAACTCACTGGTGAGAGACATAAGCCGGATGCACCAAAGCAACTATGGGAGGGAAGGATTCTCGCATATAACGGTCGCCGGCGCGCTAGCTCACGGGATGAAGGAG GTGGAAGTGTGGCTTCAGACATTTGGTCCGGGCAAAAGGACACCCATCCACAGGCACTCCTGTGAGGAGATTTTCGTTGTTCTTAAAGGGAAAGGCACTCTCTTTCTGGGGTCGAGCTCGCTGAAGTACCCAGGGCAGCCACAGGAGATTCCTGTATTTCAGAATAGCACATTTACAATCCCTGTAAATGATCCCCACCAG GTTTGGAATTCTGATGAGCACGAAGATTTGCAGGTTCTTGTGATCATATCACGTCCACCTATCAAGAT ATTCATTTATGATGATTGGAGTGTGCCTCATACAGCCGCGAAGCTGAAGTTCCCCTACTACTGGGATGAAGAATGCTTACCGGCGCCTAAAGATGAACTCTAG